The following nucleotide sequence is from Acinetobacter equi.
TGCAGATGTCAAAGTTTATGGTCGTGCACACGTTTCACTTGATTATTTAAATGATGGTAAAGATTATAAAGAAGTCGCTTTATCATCTAACTCATCTCGATTAGGCTTTAAAGCTGAACAACAATTAAAAAATGGTTTAACCACATTTGCACAAATAGAATCTCAAATTAACTTTTCAAGCGGATCTGACGATGACAACTCTGTGGACTTCTCTACGCGTGATACCTTTGTCGGCTTAAAAGGTGATTTTGGACAAGTGAAAGTTGGGCGCTTCGACAGCCCATTTAAAGCCGCTCGTGGACCTGCAAACTTTTTTGGTGATATGGTTGGGGACTTACGTACAATTACACGTGCATATAACCATAGATTCGATGAAAGAAACCCCAATACAATTGAATATACATCCCCAGCATTTGCAGATAGCTTCAATGTCGTAGGTGCATTATCACTTCATAACACCACCATGATTTATGATGATGAAACCAATGCTCCAAACAAAAAATCAAAAGCTTATGATCTAGGTCTTAACTATAAAAAAGGATCTGTAAATATTGCAACAGCATATGAACATTACCAAGAAAATGCGAGCCGTGGAAAACGAGATGGCTTTCGGTTAGCGGGATCTTATAAAATCACACCAGAAATAAAATTAGCTGGCTTTTACCAATATACAAGTTTAGATAAAAATAACTTAGAAGGTCTATCACCTAAAGACCAACTTCGCAATGCCGATGCAAATGTTTATGGTATAGCAGCAGATTACAAACTAACTGAAAAAACTTCTATTCGAGGGCAAGTTTTTTATAGAGATGTAGATGCAGACAAAATGAATTCCACATTACTTGTGGCTGGCTTTGAACACAAACTCGATCCTGCTGTTCGTATCTATGCAAATCTTGCCAGTATGATTAATGAAGAAAATGCTAATTTAGTCCCTTGGAACCAAGCAAGAAGTAATGCTCCAGGTAGTAGTCAAGGTGTCAATTCATCTAATGACAATGCACTTGCTCTTTCACTTGGTTTACGCTACGACTTTTAATATAAAACCAAATATAAATATAAAAGTCACAATTATTGTGACTTTTATTGCATTAATACCTCTTACCAACGAAATTTATCCCAATTTTCAGGGTTTGCCCAAAATTTTGAATTAAACCAATCTGGTATGTGCTTATAAGTCAAAATATTAAATTGCCATAATGCAAAATTTTGTTCATGAGTCGTTTTATCAATTAACTGTGTAAAACCCAAAGATCTTAAAAGCTTCTCATCTTCCAATCTGCTTACCACAATAATACGCTTTGCGAATAAATCTCTTAATTTCACTAAAAATTGAGTTTTTTCTGACTCTTCAATATTTTCAATTGTATCCACATCTAATAATACAATTGCTAAATCATATCGCCGTGTGAAAGGCAGATTTAATAATTCAGATACGCTAAAATACTGCCATTGAATTGAATGATGATGAACGTATTGTTCTAAGTTTTGACCAATACATAATGCGGTCTGAATTGGCTGTTCTTTGAATAAATCGTCTAGCATAGAAGTGATGACATTTAACTCAGCCATAACCGCATCCTTATTTTGAGTGAGTATCTTATGGAATTACAAGGCATTTGCCACAAAATGCGTGCAGGCCTCACAGACATTAGTGTAACTGATCATCAGACGCACAAAGCAAATGTTGAATATAAATTGATTTTGGACCAATCTGAATTTGATCTTCCCTTTGCACTAGGTCAAGAAGTTGAAATTGAATGGACTGGAAAAATATATTGTATTTCATGTGGAAATAAAACAAATAAATCATTTTCTCAGGGACATTGTTTTAAATGTTTTAAAACAAAAGCTTCTTGCGATATGTGTATTATGAAACCTGAGACATGTCACTATCATTTAGGAACGTGCCGTGAAGATAGTTTTGCTCATGATGTTTGCTTTCAGCCCCATATTGTTTATTTAGCAAATTCAAGTGCCCTTAAAGTAGGTATTACACGACTTGGACAAATGCCTACACGTTGGCTAGACCAAGGTGCAACCCAAGCACTGCCTATTATGAAAGTTGGTTCTCGTAGATTATCTGGCCAGCTTGAAACCATGTTTGGTACACAAGTTGCAGACAAAACAGATTGGCGAAAACTACTCAAAGGTGAAGCAGAACCGCTTAATCTTGTTGAGATTAAAAATCAGCTCATCGAAGAATTTGCACCCAAAATTCAATCTATTCGAGATGAATTTAGTCAAAATCTAGAATTTAATGAAAATATTGAGTTATTAGATAATGAATTAGCTCGTGAATTTATTTATCCAGTTGAACAATATCCTGAGAAGATCAAATCTCACAATTTAGATAAAACACCTACAATTCGTGGAAAGTTACAAGGAATTAAAGGACAGTATTTAATATTGGATACAGGTGTTATCAATATTCGAAAGTATACTGGCTATGAAATCAAAATTCGTGGTGAATAAAAACATCAAAATAAAATATAAAAAAAGCCAGCATTAAGCTGGCTTTTTTACTCATCGCTTAATCATTTTTCTTGATTTTTGCATGAGATTTTAAATATTGCGTATAAGCTTCCAATTCTTGTTGACCACGCAACTGGGCATAAGTTTGTTGCAAACCTTTCAATTCATCAGGCTGTAAATCCTTTGCAAAATCATGATTGACATTAGATACAGCAACAACAATCAATTCATTTGGAAGAGATGCTGTAGATACCGACCACATACCTTGCTTAGGTGTCGGCAGACTGAATGCAACCTTTTCAACTTCTGGCATCAATTTTTCACGAGTAAACTGACCTGCATTTTCAAATCGAAGGTTTGATTGAGTAAGTACCTTAGATGCTGGCTGTGTTTTAAATTCAGCTAAAGTTTTACTAATTTCAGCTTTGGCAGCATTTAAAGCTTTTTCTTCAATAATTTTCTTTTTAATACGAGGAGTTGCTTCCGCTAAAGTCTGAACACCAGCTGGATGGTAAGAGCGTACTTTTACCCAAACAATGTTTCCATTTTCAAGTTGAATACTGCTTGATGCATTACGATCACCATTTCGTACATCCTCATTAAACAATTTTGCTTTAACACTAGGATGACTTAATATTGGATGCTGTGAACCTAAATACAACTTATTTACAGTCTGAACTTGAGTTCCTTTAATTTCTTGAGAAACTACATCAAGTGCATCATTACTTACAACAAGTTCATTCAAGCCATTAACTGCATCAGAAAAAGCATTTTGTGCTTTAGACTCTGTAACTTGAGCAATTAATTCAGCTTGCTTACTTTCAAAAGAAGGAACATCTACTTTGGGTGCTTGAACTTGAATAATCTGATAACCATACTGTGTTTTTACAGGTTTTGATGT
It contains:
- a CDS encoding porin is translated as MKKTLCAFTIGAIFMTPMFGSAADVKVYGRAHVSLDYLNDGKDYKEVALSSNSSRLGFKAEQQLKNGLTTFAQIESQINFSSGSDDDNSVDFSTRDTFVGLKGDFGQVKVGRFDSPFKAARGPANFFGDMVGDLRTITRAYNHRFDERNPNTIEYTSPAFADSFNVVGALSLHNTTMIYDDETNAPNKKSKAYDLGLNYKKGSVNIATAYEHYQENASRGKRDGFRLAGSYKITPEIKLAGFYQYTSLDKNNLEGLSPKDQLRNADANVYGIAADYKLTEKTSIRGQVFYRDVDADKMNSTLLVAGFEHKLDPAVRIYANLASMINEENANLVPWNQARSNAPGSSQGVNSSNDNALALSLGLRYDF
- a CDS encoding DUF6231 family protein, encoding MAELNVITSMLDDLFKEQPIQTALCIGQNLEQYVHHHSIQWQYFSVSELLNLPFTRRYDLAIVLLDVDTIENIEESEKTQFLVKLRDLFAKRIIVVSRLEDEKLLRSLGFTQLIDKTTHEQNFALWQFNILTYKHIPDWFNSKFWANPENWDKFRW
- a CDS encoding DUF2797 domain-containing protein, which gives rise to MELQGICHKMRAGLTDISVTDHQTHKANVEYKLILDQSEFDLPFALGQEVEIEWTGKIYCISCGNKTNKSFSQGHCFKCFKTKASCDMCIMKPETCHYHLGTCREDSFAHDVCFQPHIVYLANSSALKVGITRLGQMPTRWLDQGATQALPIMKVGSRRLSGQLETMFGTQVADKTDWRKLLKGEAEPLNLVEIKNQLIEEFAPKIQSIRDEFSQNLEFNENIELLDNELAREFIYPVEQYPEKIKSHNLDKTPTIRGKLQGIKGQYLILDTGVINIRKYTGYEIKIRGE